A region of Pristiophorus japonicus isolate sPriJap1 chromosome 32, sPriJap1.hap1, whole genome shotgun sequence DNA encodes the following proteins:
- the LOC139240530 gene encoding probable G-protein coupled receptor 139, with product MSQHRVERLFWKSRLGHAADVARPSELIERGQCFDAGDVCPSMNTDVGVHILPMDLQHLAEPDLLEFLQCWFVSEIQKLFYPILAVVGVPANSMTIVILSRGKCGLSKCVTCYLVAMAAADLLVVITDLILRQIPIAHRLYFVRGIPLCNIHAILLYAATDCSVWFTVTFTFDRFVAVCCQKLKTKYCTENTAALVLGTVTVLSCLKNIFWYFIYLPWYSFTNAPWFCYVSVLVMVSHLWATLELLHSILTPCIPFVLILLLNALTIRYILVASRARRRLRDHSSEGNRSDIEMERRRKSIILLFIISGNFILLWAVLMLFSIWNRLRYLVYDTLHLPSYMKEIGFMLQLLSCCTNTCIYAVTQKKFREQLKNVVKCPYLRIVKIMKW from the exons atgtcgcagCACcgcgtagagcgtttgttttggaagTCTCGTCTCGGGCATGCagctgatgtggcccgtccatcagagctgatcgaacgtggtcaatgcttcgatgctggggatgtttgcccgagcatgaacactgacgttggtgtgcatatcctgccaatggatttgcagcatcttgcggagccAGATTTGCTGGAATTTCTTCAGTGCT GGTTCGTTTCTGAGATACAAAAGTTATTCTACCCCATTCTGGCTGTGGTCGGAGTCCCTG CTAACTcaatgacgattgtgatcctgtctcgaggaaagtgcggtctctccaaatgtgtcacttgctatttggtggccatggcagcggcggatctactggtcgttatcactGACCTGATATTGAGGCAAATTCCAATTGCTCATCGTCTGTATTTTGTGCGGGGAATCCCCTTGTGCAATATCCACGCCATCTTActttatgcagccacagactgttctgtctggttcacagtcACTTTCacttttgatcgatttgtggcagtttgttgccagaagctgaaaacgaaATATTGCACTGAGAACACCGCTGCTCTCGTTCTTGGGACAGTGACTGTGTTAAGCTGTTTAAAGAATATTTTCTGGTACTTTATATATTTACCTTGGTACTCGTTTACCAATGCCCCCTGGTTCTGTTACGTGAGTGTTCTTGTTATGGTTTCACATTTGTGGGCAACACTCGAGCTTCTTCATTCTATTCTAACCCCTTGCATTCCATTCGTTCTGATTCTGCTACTCAATGCTTTAACCATCAgatacattttagtggccagcagagcccgcaggagactccgggatcACAGCAGCGAGGGTAATCGCAGTGACATAGAGATGGAGcgacgaaggaaatccatcattttactgttcatTATTTCAGGGAATTTCATTCTGCTATGGGCTGTGTTAATGTTGTTTTCTATTTGGAACCGGTTGCGGTATTTAGTTTATGATACTCTACACCTACCTTCTTACATGAAAGAAATAGGattcatgctccagctcctgagttgctgcacaaacacttgtATTTATGCCGTGACTCAGAAAAAGTTCAGAGaacagttgaagaatgtggtgaaatgtcCGTATCTCCGAATTGTCAAAATCATGAAATGGTGA